ACAACGAACCACTctctattttgataaaaaggtTTCGCATGTACCCCAGATTGCATATTCACGTCACTGCGCTACTTAATAAAAGATGAAAGTAACGCACAGATCCACAAACGGATATGTGACAAGTTAAGCTCAACTTTCgttcgaaaaaaatgctaataacGTGGCCTATCACGCACCGAATAGTGGTGTTCAAAGTTTACGGTTTCAATTTCGCAGGCTGACTTGTCGATATATTTTATAAGGTGTATTGTTCGGATCGCATATTCGTAGAGATGGGTTGCCTGATGCATTCAATTTTAAGCTTTATGAATTTATAAGAGCTGAAGTGGTTAATTAAGCctatgaagaaattgaaaatcttgaaattacgttgaaaattatttcaatcgaGTGTGGTACAAAATTTCTCGTCGGCACAAATTGTTACTTATTTGGTATTATTTTCTGCTTCTACTCAAGAGATTTCATGTTATTTTCATGTGGTTTTTTATCCATCCCCAAATAGGCTGAGAAGACACTGAGAGGTTAAATCTAGAAGTAGGTACATGTAAATATATCTTGATTTTAGTGGGTAACGAAACAAACTTTTTGATGGGtaagtttgacaaaaaacgaattttcactGCAGTTTTGATAAagaagcaattttttccaattttggcaaTTACAATGTAAGATTTTTAAGCAAACTGATGACAAGGAAAAAAAcaggtatttttgatgttttggcaaaaaacccgattttctggcaattttgccattaaaaaaaaccttttatgaaaattttgacaaaaaatgagccattttcacaaattttataaaaaagtaagatttttagaactttttgcaaaaaggtAAGGCATTTATTAGATTTTTTGGAGACAACAAAGCAagactttctaaaaattttcacaaaaaatatgttttctgcaattttgaaaaacaaacgaggctttttggcaattttttttagagaaacaaactttttggcaattttgaaaaaaacatggttttgtcaacaattttttcaaaaacgtataatttcttgaaattttagaaaaaaacatgatttcttggcaacaaaaaaaaaacgaaacatttcttgaaatttcgaccaaaaaagtaggttttctgcaatttaaaaaaaataagacttcttggaaatttttatagaaaaacaaactgttttgcaattttgaaaaaaacatggttttttcagcagctttttcaaaaagtgggattttttgaaattttagaaaaaaagtacctaggtatgattttttggcgacaaaaaaagcaaaactttccggaaatttcgaccaaaaaaaggaggttttgcaattttgaaaaaaacatggttttgtcaacagttttttttcaaaaaagtgggatttcttgaaattgtagaaaaaaatcatgacttattggcaacaaaaaagcaacactttcctggaaatttcgaccaaaaaagaGGATTctgcaattaaaaaaaacaagatttttttaggaaacactttttggcaatctcGACAAAACAAGGgctttttttacagtttttgcaaaaaagtaaaattttttaagattttggaaaaaagtgtaaTGTTTTAATAAcaacctaattttttttgttggaaattttaacaaaaaaatcagatttttggcgacaagaaaaacaagaatttctggaattttaaccaaacaaaaaaggtttttctgcaactttggtaaaaaaaaataagacttctAAGCGATCTTTACAACAAAGAGCAgacattttgataattctgaGAACGAACAAATTTTTCTAGACAGTTTTGATGAGGATTTCTTGACCTATTTTGTGCATTTGGGATGCTTAATTGGATTCGTGGGAAACAGATTCAGGAAATTGATCATTCAAAAAACGGCAATCGGAGTTCTCCACTtcgaggtggggggggggggggggtgtgggggAATATATTCGAAAATAAGAGGATCTTGGTGCCTTCGAAAACCCAACAAAGAATGGGTTACGTGGATATTTTAGTTGTTTGGTTAACCATGCTTGAAGgcattgatggaaaattttctgtgGTCAGATCGAAGAAATCACTGCCAATATTCAAATTCAGTGTCTTCAAATTAGTACAgctactcgattttttttttagaattttgttcaaaatcggAAGCATGAGGGCCCTCGTGTCCCTTTAAGGGAGCCAATACATTCATCATGAAAACTTGAGCCTTCACCCTGAAAgctgaacttgaattttcaatttttaattattcattttaaatctCGAAActattttcttgaaaacagGGGTGAGTAGGCAATCTTTTGGGACCAGATAAAACACTTCAAAAGGGTACAACTCGTTTCCTACTGAGAAttcatttcatcgaaaaatttggtttgaagGGGGTGATTTATGTGCTCTATAACCTTCCCCATTCCCCAAAAAGTGTTTcagtcaaaatattgaaaaattttataacaacgttctttgtattttttgcttactttttcaagaaacgtgatggaaaaagaatgaaaatctatgtttaagaaaaataaactccatCTTGTCCCATTTTGGTAACCCTTCGCATGAAATTCACTTTCAGCAAGAATAAATTCATTCGAACGAAACACAAATAGTACGCCATTTCTATttcgttttccttttttatttatCAATGTAGTCtgaatttaataaattacatTCTAAATGGAAATTCATTAACCGCATTATTTGCGAGTTAATCAACGGCGCCAGTTCATGCAGCAGagacgattgaaaaaaaaaagtttaatttggTAAGTAATCAAATTACCGGATAACCAGTGTATACACTGCAGAAAGAGCATAAATCTGCGGTAATTGGCTCattaaaaacgaataaattatgTCAGctttgatttcagatttttcatctcgaaacaaaaaagtaatttagaTTGCGATTCTTTATCGTTGGCATTACAAATTATAGTACCACATCGTGTCgtaatactcgtactcgtacatccCTTCGTCATACTTACCTACCAATCAACTCATGCTGCGTAGAATATATCTAATACAGATCAGAGATCAGAGATacgtcgtttttcaaaaatcaaccattTATATTAGTATAGGTATTTTACAATATCAGcaatatcaaaaataataataatacctatctaataaCTTAATACATAATAATACTAAAACCGAAGGTAGGCTATAAAAACACAACTGTATTCCATATCTATTAAGtataaagtaggtaattttccaTATAATGGTGCGCAAATATATCACATTTTAAATATCACATTATATTACATTGGTAGtacaagctaaaaaaaaaaggacctatccaattttcaatATGGTAACCAAAAGTATCCATATATTCGGTGATTTTAGTAGCCCATTCCAGTTTACTCGGCGTTATACGAATATATGGCACTAGAAGGAGGTAAGATAGTCTCCGAATCAGTATTCACGTTTTGTTCTGTATCAGAATGCAGACTATAAGACACAAGTGGGGCATCTTCATCGTTGGCAGCAGGAAAGACGATTTGATTAGAAGGAATAATCTCAGTATCTACAGTATTCATATGCACAGGTTGCTGAGTACTGTTAACATCGTCATCATCATTACGAAAGGGAACTGAAACACTGGATACTATGTTGGATGAACTACCAATGAAGTTACTTTGCAAAAATATGTCTGAGATGCCAGGACCTACACCATCGGTGcttttggtttcaatttgaaCGCTGCTAGGATTACTGAATAATAAATTACGaattgtgttttgattttgggGAACTGTTCCACCAGAAATGGTTTTTATTTGATTGGAGGCAGAAGTTGTGCTTTCAGGGATAGGGTTTGCAATGGCTGTAGGAGGTAGATTGGGTACTTGTCTTTCTACTTTGTTTCCACCGCTAACGTGGCTACGGCTAGAGCCGTTACTATTAGTAAGCCTTTCAGGGTGACTACCACCATTGCCGTTGGTTTGTTTGTCAGAATTACTGTGCTTGCCATTGTTGGTCTGTCTCTCAGGTGAACCATTCCCATTCCCGTTGGGTGCTCTTGCAGGGTAACCTTGTCCATTCCCATTAGCTGGCTTTTCAGGAGAACTGTTACTATTTCCTGCAGCTGGTTGTCTGTCAGGGTAGCCTGAATGCCCGTTACCATTGGATGGTTTATTGGAAGAACCATTTCCATTGCCTTTGCCATTTCCATTTCCTCCtccatttccatttccattaCCATTTCCTTTACCATTGCCACTTGCTCCaccatttccatttccattaCCATTTCCTTTACCATTGCCATTTGCTCCTCCATTTCCATTACCATTCCCACCTCCtccatttccatttccattaCCATTACTACTTGCTCCTCCATTTCCACCTCCTCCATTTCCATTCCCATTTTTAGAGTTATCAGGATAACTATAACCTTTGCCATTGGTTTGTCTTTCAGGAGCACCATTTCCATTACCATTACGTGGCCTCTCGGTGTATGAATGACCATTGCCATTGGTTTGCCTCTGGCTATTGCTACCTGCATTTCCATTAGTATGCTTATGATTGTGACCAGCTCCATTACCACTATTCCAATTATTGCCATTGCTATTCAACTTTTCATTCTGGTTGTTTCCAGCACCATTCCAACTACCTAGACTGTTGCTCACCCAACTTATTCCAccactttttggtttttcatttctaGCACTTCCACCTTGACCATTTCCATTGCTGTTGCCCCAATTACCACCATTACCATTAGTCACTTTGGCACTGTAAACATTTCCATTTCCATTAGTGGACTTTTCACTTTGACCATTTCCATTTCCCCAACTACCTCCATTGTTGTTACCATTCGTTGACTTCTCACTTTGACCATTTCCATTTCCCCAACTACCTCCATTGCTGTTACCATTAGTCAATCTCTCACTATGACCATTATCATGATTATGATTATGGTTATGATTATGATGACCCCTAGTTCTCCCATTACTACTGCTGCTAGTTAATCTTTCACTGTTATTATGCCTATTTTTACTACTACTCTTACTTCCTTCGTTATTTCCATTGCTGCTTGTTAATCTTTCACCCCAACTTCCACCATTACCATTGCTCCAACTGTCTTCATTGTCATCATTACTGGTACTTGTGAACCTACTCTCACCTCTGCTTGAtcctttaccattttttagtTTCTCATGGCGACTGTGTCCATTACCCCTACTACCTCCATTACCATTAGACACTGATTCACTATTAGCATTTCCATTCCCATTGCTGGGTTTTCTTTCAAGCCACGTTGTCCACTTACCATTAACCTTATCTGATTTATTATCGTCATCATTCAATTGCTCAAGTTTACCATTGGTTTCTGCAGGTGGTAGGTATTGAGGAGTATCGTTGCTATTCAATTCAGAATTGGCAGGATATGTAGTAGTGCCATTTTGACCAGTAAAATCGATAAGGCTACCTGTACTAAGGATCACACTACCTTCGTCATCTTTACTATCAGGGATAACCCAGTCAGTTCCAGATCCTGCTTCATAAATCGTACCTATAGCTTTAATAATTTGCACACCTTCCATGGGTCCATACGCGGGAGTATCCGTACTACCTTCATCTTTTGCCTCGGTGGTCTCCTCGTCTGTTTCGAGCCGAGATACATTAGATGCGGGATACTTATCGGAGACTAATCTAGCGGTATTATTTAACGCTACAGCATTACTCCTTTTATTAATACTACTATTTTTATCCAAATCACCATctccattattattattactaaaACTATCGATTAAGTTATTCACTAATATCGATTCTAAACGACTATTATCGAATAGCTCGTTAATCGTTGCAGGATTTTCTTCGAATTCAGACAGTTCACTGTAGAGGCGGTATAATTGTGGCTCCGAATCGAATTGCGACATAATTGAGCTCGTCATTTTCTgcaacaattcaaaaaaattaatgttaatTTGACAGCTTttgcttttttggaaatttttttgcgtTTGCGTGCCGTGTTATGAGAAATTCCGCAGGCCTACTGTTAATATCGCAAGCCTATAGCATCAGAATCAGAAGACAGCCCAAAGACAAATAAGCGACTCGAAAAAAGAACTTTTacgttttcttgaaatttttatgtcgtttttttggtcaacttaCTTGCCTCTACAGTGTTTAACTGctgaaaattactattttcaaattaggtaattAAAAGAGTTAATggatagatttttaaaatgcttgTTAGTCGGTGTTAGTATAAAGTTAGGAAAATTAATGTAAATTGCACCGTGATGAAGGATTATCTAATTCCAAaccacttgaaaaataaaaaggaaagcTGTAGAAATGTTTCACAAAAGTAGCATTTTTTGCCCAATCAAGTCTCCTAGTTCTTTCGAATGAATATTAGCAAATGATATTCGAATCGGTTTTTCAATTGCATTAGAAACGTGGAAAATGGAAGGAATGAATAATTGCGCATGCGCGAAAGCAATGTTACGGTTCGCAGCGTTGCCAATAATCGAATATGAACATCTTTGTGATAAGAATCAGAtgtcaaataataatttttaatgaactcAAAATGGTGCCATTGAAATACTTTCAGCAAATGTATTATTTGGATGAGCTGATAAGAATATTCAAACAATAATTCAGGACCATTTTAAATATAATGAACTAATGAATACGTAAGTATTCAGAAGTAAAAATAATGGTATTGGTAAATCGATCTGGCAACACCGCAAAAACCACTAACAAGAAAGAGGAACATATAGAAAAGCTTGGTTCATTGTGATTTGTTTTAAACTTACTGGaactatttttatttatgtacatGAATAATATCCGTTTTAAATTCTTATAATTGATAAGCGGCCGTCGTTCCCTATAACaggtttattgaaaaatcactttcaaatcCATAGAtatataaaatacctactggTAAATCGATGTTTGGATAATACCACCTTTTGTTTATCGTAACTAGATAGATAGGTACTGTCGTCTAAATTAAAACACGTAAAATCTTACCTGAGGCGAAACACCCAACATTTTCAACGAAGGTGGCACGTTCAAATTCTTGGGAATTAGAAGATGTCCAAAATCGACAGTGAATGCTTCACACCATACTCCAAAATGTCCAATTTCAAACACAGTCAAATCACCAGGCAGGGTAAGCACGATGGTCTTTTTAACGTATTTCCTGAGCGGTTCTTCTTTACCATTTTCATCGGGAACTTTGACACCCTGCGGCGATGGTTTATTACCGCTGCCAACCCAGAATTTCGCATCTATCGgaaatcaaaacaaattaaGTACTCGGTTACTATTTCGATTTGAAAGATAGCAGCATCGATTTGATTTTACGACCACCACTCCCATAATAATTCGCTTTCTAATTCGATTACACTGTGTAAAAATCACCTCGTATAACTAAAACAATTTCTCATCATGTAGGTTAACAAGTGtcattcgagtgaaaaaaaattaccaacatgtGTATTTACGAACCAAGATGCCAAATCATCGACACCTATTTAAACGTTTATTTATTTCACTCGAAAGTGATTTAtctctgtttgaaaaaaaaattctcattcatAAGTCAATCTACTAGGATGCTCGAATGATTCTTATATTTAAATATTCAATAATGGCATTTTTCTTCTGCGGTCAAATTGTCGGTCTTTAGAGAGATATAAATGGTACTTTCTTTGCACACTTACCCGGAGCTTCGCCGTCGTAAGAGAATGAAGGTATGAGTAAAGTTTGAGCATCGACGACTAATACATTATCGGATGACACACCGTGTATTCCTTCCAATTTACCGATTTTTTGCGGTTTCGGGAAGTCCaaatttttcggtatttttacATCGGCGAAGTTCACCTGAAACACATGTTacgaaattcattttacaaCGATAAAGATAGGAGACTACTTATGCACTTTCGACCCAATTAGGTTATTAAACCACAATATTTGAGTCTTTTACGAGGGTATTTTCAACCCATTGAACAATCTACTCTgctaaatagaaaaaattattaagcaGGTATTCGAGCGATTTTTTCACTCGATTAGAACAAATTAACTACCTAccaatttatgaataaattttccgATTAAATTGAACGCACACTTGTATGAAATTTCTCCCACTGGCGACCATAAAGCAAAATCATTCTAACATAGCTTCGCAAATGCATGCAGtatatttgcatttttatcattATGTAAGAGTTTTTACACGCCAGATTGAGGCCTAAACCTTGTATCTACAAAGAAATAATACACTACACACGCCataggtactacatacatataagtgTATCGAGAACTGCATGCGATCCATAAGCTGAATTGAAATTGAGTAACAATTCGTGAATTGTACGTACCTACAACCTACGTTCATTTCGCTCCTACTGATCGATGCATATTATACCTAATTATTGTTGAATCGAAAGTTCTGTAATACTTTCGAAATTATTTAACTTGCGATGTTATAAGCACACATTTTCATTACTCCCTCAGCTATATAGCTATTGTTGTGATCTTAGTTC
The sequence above is a segment of the Planococcus citri chromosome 3, ihPlaCitr1.1, whole genome shotgun sequence genome. Coding sequences within it:
- the Skeletor gene encoding putative uncharacterized protein DDB_G0282133 isoform X2 translates to MYSKVSIFFAFYAFLLVISSIESATEYFGKFIGPLKTYHHGVTGDVYVVDSRTLHIRNFNYDGEGPAAYFYVSNGKAPNEAGTKLRDERGSTTPLKKYRKKHVTLTLPEGKTVTSIKHFYLWCDEFAVNFADVKIPKNLDFPKPQKIGKLEGIHGVSSDNVLVVDAQTLLIPSFSYDGEAPDAKFWVGSGNKPSPQGVKVPDENGKEEPLRKYVKKTIVLTLPGDLTVFEIGHFGVWCEAFTVDFGHLLIPKNLNVPPSLKMLGVSPQKMTSSIMSQFDSEPQLYRLYSELSEFEENPATINELFDNSRLESILVNNLIDSFSNNNNGDGDLDKNSSINKRSNAVALNNTARLVSDKYPASNVSRLETDEETTEAKDEGSTDTPAYGPMEGVQIIKAIGTIYEAGSGTDWVIPDSKDDEGSVILSTGSLIDFTGQNGTTTYPANSELNSNDTPQYLPPAETNGKLEQLNDDDNKSDKVNGKWTTWLERKPSNGNGNANSESVSNGNGGSRGNGHSRHEKLKNGKGSSRGESRFTSTSNDDNEDSWSNGNGGSWGERLTSSNGNNEGSKSSSKNRHNNSERLTSSSSNGRTRGHHNHNHNHNHDNGHSERLTNGNSNGGSWGNGNGQSEKSTNGNNNGGSWGNGNGQSEKSTNGNGNVYSAKVTNGNGGNWGNSNGNGQGGSARNEKPKSGGISWVSNSLGSWNGAGNNQNEKLNSNGNNWNSGNGAGHNHKHTNGNAGSNSQRQTNGNGHSYTERPRNGNGNGAPERQTNGKGYSYPDNSKNGNGNGGGGNGGASSNGNGNGNGGGGNGNGNGGANGNGKGNGNGNGNGGASGNGKGNGNGNGNGGGNGNGKGNGNGSSNKPSNGNGHSGYPDRQPAAGNSNSSPEKPANGNGQGYPARAPNGNGNGSPERQTNNGKHSNSDKQTNGNGGSHPERLTNSNGSSRSHVSGGNKVERQVPNLPPTAIANPIPESTTSASNQIKTISGGTVPQNQNTIRNLLFSNPSSVQIETKSTDGVGPGISDIFLQSNFIGSSSNIVSSVSVPFRNDDDDVNSTQQPVHMNTVDTEIIPSNQIVFPAANDEDAPLVSYSLHSDTEQNVNTDSETILPPSSAIYSYNAE